Genomic segment of Dethiosulfovibrio salsuginis:
GACGACAGCAGATTGCAGATGCCTCGAAACCTGGTTGCAGCACTTATCAGGATGGAGAACAGCCGCTCCCACCAGGACCTTCGCCTGGTCATAAGAGAGTTAATCGACTGGCTCCAACTACCGGAACACACGAAAATTCGGAGATCCTTCACGGTTTTTCTTCGAGGGGTGTTGCTCCCCAAGAGGATTCCGGACAAGGATTTCTCAACCTACGAGGATCTACTGGAGGTGGACACCATGCTTGCGGAAAAGGTAAGAGACTGGACCAGGGCCTGGGAAAAAGAGGGCCTTCGTAAAGGCATACACAGAGGACGTAGGGAGGGTCTTGAGAGAGGCCTACAGAGAGGCATAAAACAGGGTAAACAGGAAGGCAGAGAAAAGGGGCTTATCCAGACCGCCATAAGGATGCTGGAGAAGGATATGGAGCTTGCCGTCATCGTGGATATAACCGGCTTGCCCCTGGAGAAGATCAAAGACATCTCGGAGAACAGGGAAAAGTACGCCGCCGAACTGGAGAGCTAAGATAGGGCCTGCCTAATTTCGGCAGGCCCTGTGTTTTATCGCCTTGGATACGACGGAAGGCTAGGGCAACCTTCGGCATCCTGGGCCGGAGATTTCGCTTCTTCCTCTGGTTCCGGGGGTTATCTGGATCTGGGCGCTGATTCGCTCCCTTAGGGCCGGCACGTGGGAGATCACCCCTATGACCTTGCCGTTGTTTTTGAGCTCCGCCAAGGTGTCCAGGGCTATCTCCAGGGCCTCCTGGTCCAAGGTTCCGAAGCCTTCGTCTAAGAAAAGCGAGTCCACCGGGACGTTTTTGCTGGACATCTGGGAAAGCCCTAGCGCCAGGGACAGGCTGACGATGAAACTTTCGCCGCCGGAGAGGTTTTTCGTTGATCTGAGACCATCGCCCTGATAGCTGTCTACAACGCTCAGCTCCAGAGGCTGGTTTTCGTCCAGCACCAGCAGGTATCGGTCGGTCATCTTTCTCAGCTGCTGGTTGGCGTGACGTACCATCATCTCGAAGGTCAGACCCTGGGCGTAGTTTCGGTATTTCTTGCCGTCCGAGGAGCCTATCAGATCGTGGAGGTTCGACCATCGGCGGAACTCAACCTCCTGTTTGGAAAGCTCTTCCTGTTTGTCCTTCAAACTGGCCTTCGCCTTGCCGTTTTCCTCCAGTTGGTGTCGAAGGGTCGATATCCGGTCCCTGGCCCCCGCTAGGCCCTCCTCCACAGCCTCGATCTGAGACTTGATCTCCTCAAGGGATTTTTCGGTGACCTTTTTACCTAGCTCCTCCTCCAGCCGTCTCCGTCGGTCTCTCCCTCTGCCGTCCAGTTCGGTCTGTCGGTCGTCCAGTTCCTTGGCAGTCTTGGAAAGCTGCTCCCTCTCCTCTTTGGGGATCATAGCCTCTTTAAAGCTAACCTCGTCGGGGAAGCCTTGGGTCGTCAGGTTCGATTTAAAGTTCGATTCCAGATCCATGAGTTTTGGCTGTCTTTCTTTTAGTGATTTTTTAAGGGCCTCTATCTCGTTGAACGCCCTGTCCCGCACCAGAAACAGGTCGTCGTGGAGGCTGCGTTCCCGTCTCTCGATCTCCTCCGCTTTGGATAGCCCCTCGTTCAGCGTTTCCTCTTCCCTGTCGGGGTCTCCGTCGCCGTAGAGTTTTTTGCGGTCGTCGTCCACAGAGCTAAGGTTCCCTTGCAGGGCTTTCAGATGCTCCATCTCCAGTTCGAGGGAGGATTTTTCCCTTTCTACAAGGGCCTCGAGCTTTTTTATCTCCCCCTCCACCGTGGCTATCATGCCGTTGAGCTCTTCTTTTTTGGCCTGATGGAGCTCCCAGGATTTAAGCCTATCCCTCAGGGAATCGAGGAGGGATGGAAGGTCTTCCTCCGTGAGATCGAGCCCTAAGGGGAGGAGATCCTTCGACAGGATCTCCTTTCTCCTTCGGAAGTCGGAGTCCAGCTTTTTTATCTCCTCCTCCAGCTGAGCCAGGTTTTTTTGGGAGGACTTTACGTCGCTGGACAGGATCAGCTCGTTTTTCTCCAAGTTCCCCAGGGCCTTGTCCGCCTCGTCTTTTAGGTCCTCCAGGGCCTTTATCTCCGACTCCAGCTCCTCGGCCTTTTCGATCAGGTCGGTCAGTTCCTTTATCCTGCCGTCTATTTCGTCGGAAACCGGGACGTTGCCTTCGGCGAAGGGGTGTTCCGTCGAGCCGCAGAGGGGACAGGGCGCGCCGTCCTCCAGCCTCTTCCGATGGTTTTCAAGGCTGGCTATTTTGGCGATATAGGCGGCCTCCTTTAGAAGAGACTCCTTTTCAGTCCGATATTCCCGAAGAAGCCTGTCCCCTAAGGTGCGGCTCAACAGGTCTTTGGCCTGTTGGAGGTTTTGGGAAGAGTCCTCCTGATCCCTTTTTTTAAGGGTCAGGTCCTCCTTTAATGCCTCAAGGCCATGGACGGCCTCTTTTAGGGCGGTCTCCCCTTTGTCCCTCTGGGATGCTTTTTCTTCTATGTCCTTTTTCCTGGTCGATAGTTCGGCGAGCTGGGCCTCAAGCCCTGCAAGGCCCCCGATCAGCCAGCGGTCTCGGGCGTTGTTGCTGAGGTATTTCTCTATAGCCTTCAGGTCCTCCTGAGCTTTTGAACGGTCGGCCTCCTGGGCGATCTTAGCCTGACCATAGGACTGTATTTTTGCCTTGATCCCTCCACATTCGCCCTCTAGGTCCTCTATCTGTTTTTTCAAAGAGGCTATGGTCTGGTCCAGAGAGCGGACCTGCTTCAGCTTAGGGATGGAGTTTTTAAGGGCTTCTCTGCGGTTGCAGGTCTCCTGTTCCGCACTTTTCAGCCGCTGGGCTTGGTCTTCGAGAGATCGCTCCAGGTCCGGCAGAGCGCCCTCTTTTTCCAAGAGGGACTTTTCGTTCGACCGTTGCTGTCCTCTCAGTTCCTCGATCTGTAGATAGGGGGCCTCCAGGGATGCGGCACTCAGGGCCAGGTTCAACCTGTCCCTGTGGGGCCTGAAGCTCTCCTGCTCCGCCTGAAGTTCCTCAATCTCGTCGTTAAGGCGGGCTATCTCGCCTTTTAGGATCTCTAAGCCGTTCAGCCAGGAGAGGGACAGGTTGAGCGACTTTGCCTCGCTGGTCAGCCTTAGCTCCTCATCCTTCGCCTTCCCCAGATCCTCCTCTACGGCCTTTTCCCGCTCCCGGTCCAAAACGGTGGTGCCAGCCATCTCAGCCTTGAGCAGCTCCAGGGTCTCTTTTTCTTTACGGTGACGTTCGTGAACCGCTACGGATATATCGCTGTATATCTTCGTCCCGGTGATCTGCTCCAGGATAGGGGCCCTTTCGCTGGGAGACGCCTGGAGAAAGGCGGAGAAACCACCCTGTGCCAGGAGCATTGAGCGGGTAAACCGGTCGAAGTCCATTCCTGTGACAGTCCCGATGCAGGACGCCACCTCCCTTATTTTGGACTCCAGTATCTGCCCTGAGTCGCAGTCCGATATCTCGTGCTTAGGCTGCTGGAGCTCGCCCTCAGGGCTTCTTCTGGCCCTGTGTTGGCTCCAGTGGCAGCGGAACCGTCCCTTTTGTGTCTCGAACTCCACCTCTGCGAAACACTCTCCGGTGTTTCGGGACATTATCTCGTTGCCGCTTTTGGTGACGTTGCTAAGCCTTGGGGTTCTTCCGTAGAGTCCCAGACAGATAGCGTCCAGGACGGTGGTCTTTCCCGATCCTGTAGGGCCGGTTATGGCGAAGAGCCCCTCACAGCCTAAGGAGGACAGGTCTATCTCCCAATCTCCAAAGAGGGAGTTGAGGTTTTTGAATCTCACTTTGAGTATCTTCATGGTTCCCTCCTACTCCGCCTTGGTGTCTTGCTCAAAAAGGTATGAGACGATTTCGCCATAAGTCTCGGTAAGCTCCTGCCACTGGTCCTCTGGAACTCCCCTAGAGGAAAGCAGTCGGCGGAAGACATCGTCCTCTCCCAGGTCCTCCAGGGACTCCCCTTCAAACTCCATGCCTAAGGCCTGCCGGAAAACTCGGCTGTCCTTGAGCCTGAGGATCTCCATACCGTCGGAGAGGGCGTTTTCCAGTCTGTCCCTCAGGTCGCCTATAACCTCATCTCCGTCGTAGACTATCTCCAGCCAGATCTTTGAGCCACTCAGGGACAGCTCGTAGATCCGCTTTAGGATACCCTCCAGGTCTCCCTTTATCCTCTCCAGCCTCTGAAAGACCGGCACGTCTACAAGCTGCACAGAGGGATCTTTGCCGTTAAAGTCCACTAGACAGAGGCTCTTTCTCTGCCCTGCCTCCCCAAAGCCCATAGGTATAGGGGACCCGCTGTACCTAACGACCTCCGATCCGTCGACCTTCTGGGGAACGTGAAGGTGTCCTAAGGCGGTGTAGTCGAAGCTATCTAAGAAAACAGCCGAGTTGACGTAGGCCAAAGATCCTACGTAGAGGTCTCGGACTCCGTCGCCCTCTACGGTTTTTCCTCCGGCGGTAAAGAGGTGTCCAGTCCCGACTATGGGAATATGGATTCCAAACTCCTCCCTTATGGATCTGGCCTGAGACGCCACAGCCTGGTAGTGGGCTTTTATGCCCTCCGCCATCTTTAGCTCTTTATCCTGGACCGTCTCTCCTGGCTCCACCTGTCGGATATCCCTGTCACGGAGGTAGGGCACGGCGCAGACGATCATCTCGGGGGTGCCATCATCGGCCTTGAGGATCAATACCTCGTCCTTCGGGGATTCTGCCGCTTTGCCCACCACGTGGACTTCCAGGGCTTTAAGCAGCTCTTTTGGGGCGTCGAGGAAGGAGGGGGAGTCGTGGTTCCCCCCTATTACAACGACGTGCCTACAGGTAGAGCCAGCCACCTGGCATAGAAAACGGTAATAAAGCTCCTGGGATCGGTTGCTCGGGGTGGTGGTGTCGAATACGTCTCCCGCCACGACAAGGACGTGGACGCCTTTTTCCTGAACCGTCGTCGCAAGCCAGTCTAGGAAGGCCTTAAACTCGTCGTATCTTTTTTTCCCGTAAAGGGCCCTGCCTAGATGCCAGTCGGATGTGTGAAGCAGCCTAATGCCCGACGAAGAGTGATCCATAGGTAAATCTCTCCTTTCTGTCCTTATCCATTGTAGGCAAAGCCTCATCGATAATCAATCATCTGGGATATTTCCCGGGAAATATGACCACCGCGAGAAATATAAAAAACGACCTCCCTAACAGGAAGGCCGCTCTCTTATTCCACTATCTCCTGCACCCTTCCCACCGTCCCGTCCTCCAGACGGACCTTTATCCCGTGGGGATGGGAGGGGCTTTTGGTCAGGATGTCCCTGACGACCCCCTCGGTGAGCTTGCCGCTCCTCTGATCCTGCTTTTGGACCACCATAACCTTCAGTCCTGGCTTTATGTCCTTTCTGAGCTCTCCTGACATGTAAAATCCTCCTTAAGCCCTTCAAGCTTTAACAGCCATTCGCCTAAGTGCATACATCTGCACCGTAACGTATCCAAGCCAATTCTCTGTACTACAGAAACGCCAGCAGACACCTTGTCATACTCAGGAATTTCCTTGATAATTCGTTTTGACGGAGCTGTCATCACCCCATCATTTATAAGTTCTGGATTTTTATCCTTCCCTAAAGCCACCAAATTCTCTATTGCTTCTTCATGATCTAGATATTCCCAGTCTAATTTTTGAGGATCGGACAGTATCATGGCCTCAAACTCATGAAGTTGGATATAGGGAACAAAACGGTTGTCACGTATATCCTTCGACATTGCATCCTCTAAAAATCGAACTCGTTCATATCTATCGGATATTCCAACAGCACGATTATAGCCGGGAAAATCCTCCGGCAAAGCATAAAGATCGAACATCGTCGTAAATCGACATTCACTGTGGTTATCCTCTTTTAGCCAGGAGATGATATCCTTCTTGGCCTTCACATAGCTTAACAAGCCACCACGATACTCTCTAGAGACACGATTGTCTCTGCTAGTAAGCACACATCTAGCGTCTGCAAAGATACCCCATTTTGCCAAATGAGGAGCGAGAACGGCTCTCACGAAAGAAAGCTCTGTTTGGCCTTCAGCGGTCACATGGAGACGTATCACGGCTGGCCACCTATGACGTTCTTTTCCCATAGATCCGATAGACTATAGCGGTCTAACCATCCTCTTAGGATTTCACAATCCAATTTTTTGAATAGAGAACACTGCCTTTCCTCGTCTCGCTCGAGAACTACAAGATCTTCCGCTGTAAACTCGTTTATGAGACTGGAGGACTGGGTAGCTAACAACACCTGAGTCTTTTGTGACGCAGAGCGAACTAGCCCTGCTAGCTCCCTTATAGCTAAAGGATGTAATCCTAACTCGGGCTCATCTAAAACTATGAAAGCAGGCATTAAATCCGGTGGTTGAAGCAGCAGAGCAGAAAGAGCCATAAATCTCAGTGAACCGTCAGAGATCTGGCCTGGATCAAAGAGATAGTCGCTTCCGGAAGAGTCCCTCCAGTTTAACCTTATATAGTCTCTATTACCTGGAACTGGAGTGAGATCAAAATCTCCAAACTGTGGCATAATGCGACGGATATGCCTTATTATTCGATCATAATATCGATAAAATTGACCATGTTCTTTGAGCATCTTCAAAAAAGCGGCTAGATTTCCTCCATCGCTCCTCAGGTACCTGGCGTCATCGACGTATCCACGGTCTTTGATCTTCGCCGTATCCGAAGTATCGTGAAACTGATAAAAACGAATACCGGATAAAAGGTTATATAAGACCTCACATACCGGTCTGGGGTCAGTCTTTAGACCTGATTCTCCTTCTCGGCCATCTAGAACGTACTCCTGCTGCCCATTACCGTCTCCGTGGCAAATGATCTTTTCGCTTCCGATAAAGAGTCTATCCGGTAGGCCGTAGGAAAGAGCTATTTCATATCTGCTTCTGACATCCTCTGTT
This window contains:
- a CDS encoding RpnC/YadD family protein, whose protein sequence is DDSRLQMPRNLVAALIRMENSRSHQDLRLVIRELIDWLQLPEHTKIRRSFTVFLRGVLLPKRIPDKDFSTYEDLLEVDTMLAEKVRDWTRAWEKEGLRKGIHRGRREGLERGLQRGIKQGKQEGREKGLIQTAIRMLEKDMELAVIVDITGLPLEKIKDISENREKYAAELES
- a CDS encoding AAA family ATPase gives rise to the protein MKILKVRFKNLNSLFGDWEIDLSSLGCEGLFAITGPTGSGKTTVLDAICLGLYGRTPRLSNVTKSGNEIMSRNTGECFAEVEFETQKGRFRCHWSQHRARRSPEGELQQPKHEISDCDSGQILESKIREVASCIGTVTGMDFDRFTRSMLLAQGGFSAFLQASPSERAPILEQITGTKIYSDISVAVHERHRKEKETLELLKAEMAGTTVLDREREKAVEEDLGKAKDEELRLTSEAKSLNLSLSWLNGLEILKGEIARLNDEIEELQAEQESFRPHRDRLNLALSAASLEAPYLQIEELRGQQRSNEKSLLEKEGALPDLERSLEDQAQRLKSAEQETCNRREALKNSIPKLKQVRSLDQTIASLKKQIEDLEGECGGIKAKIQSYGQAKIAQEADRSKAQEDLKAIEKYLSNNARDRWLIGGLAGLEAQLAELSTRKKDIEEKASQRDKGETALKEAVHGLEALKEDLTLKKRDQEDSSQNLQQAKDLLSRTLGDRLLREYRTEKESLLKEAAYIAKIASLENHRKRLEDGAPCPLCGSTEHPFAEGNVPVSDEIDGRIKELTDLIEKAEELESEIKALEDLKDEADKALGNLEKNELILSSDVKSSQKNLAQLEEEIKKLDSDFRRRKEILSKDLLPLGLDLTEEDLPSLLDSLRDRLKSWELHQAKKEELNGMIATVEGEIKKLEALVEREKSSLELEMEHLKALQGNLSSVDDDRKKLYGDGDPDREEETLNEGLSKAEEIERRERSLHDDLFLVRDRAFNEIEALKKSLKERQPKLMDLESNFKSNLTTQGFPDEVSFKEAMIPKEEREQLSKTAKELDDRQTELDGRGRDRRRRLEEELGKKVTEKSLEEIKSQIEAVEEGLAGARDRISTLRHQLEENGKAKASLKDKQEELSKQEVEFRRWSNLHDLIGSSDGKKYRNYAQGLTFEMMVRHANQQLRKMTDRYLLVLDENQPLELSVVDSYQGDGLRSTKNLSGGESFIVSLSLALGLSQMSSKNVPVDSLFLDEGFGTLDQEALEIALDTLAELKNNGKVIGVISHVPALRERISAQIQITPGTRGRSEISGPGCRRLP
- a CDS encoding exonuclease SbcCD subunit D C-terminal domain-containing protein, translating into MDHSSSGIRLLHTSDWHLGRALYGKKRYDEFKAFLDWLATTVQEKGVHVLVVAGDVFDTTTPSNRSQELYYRFLCQVAGSTCRHVVVIGGNHDSPSFLDAPKELLKALEVHVVGKAAESPKDEVLILKADDGTPEMIVCAVPYLRDRDIRQVEPGETVQDKELKMAEGIKAHYQAVASQARSIREEFGIHIPIVGTGHLFTAGGKTVEGDGVRDLYVGSLAYVNSAVFLDSFDYTALGHLHVPQKVDGSEVVRYSGSPIPMGFGEAGQRKSLCLVDFNGKDPSVQLVDVPVFQRLERIKGDLEGILKRIYELSLSGSKIWLEIVYDGDEVIGDLRDRLENALSDGMEILRLKDSRVFRQALGMEFEGESLEDLGEDDVFRRLLSSRGVPEDQWQELTETYGEIVSYLFEQDTKAE
- a CDS encoding YwbE family protein yields the protein MSGELRKDIKPGLKVMVVQKQDQRSGKLTEGVVRDILTKSPSHPHGIKVRLEDGTVGRVQEIVE
- a CDS encoding DUF4276 family protein produces the protein MGKERHRWPAVIRLHVTAEGQTELSFVRAVLAPHLAKWGIFADARCVLTSRDNRVSREYRGGLLSYVKAKKDIISWLKEDNHSECRFTTMFDLYALPEDFPGYNRAVGISDRYERVRFLEDAMSKDIRDNRFVPYIQLHEFEAMILSDPQKLDWEYLDHEEAIENLVALGKDKNPELINDGVMTAPSKRIIKEIPEYDKVSAGVSVVQRIGLDTLRCRCMHLGEWLLKLEGLKEDFTCQESSERT
- a CDS encoding AAA family ATPase; its protein translation is MKLRQVYLSGYKSIDKAGQTIPLGDITVLLGANGSGKSNLISFFKMLNFMTEGTLKQYVGREGVTRLLYYGPKKTESIFFSLDFGTEDVRSRYEIALSYGLPDRLFIGSEKIICHGDGNGQQEYVLDGREGESGLKTDPRPVCEVLYNLLSGIRFYQFHDTSDTAKIKDRGYVDDARYLRSDGGNLAAFLKMLKEHGQFYRYYDRIIRHIRRIMPQFGDFDLTPVPGNRDYIRLNWRDSSGSDYLFDPGQISDGSLRFMALSALLLQPPDLMPAFIVLDEPELGLHPLAIRELAGLVRSASQKTQVLLATQSSSLINEFTAEDLVVLERDEERQCSLFKKLDCEILRGWLDRYSLSDLWEKNVIGGQP